The genome window CGAGATGAACAAATGGACCGCAACGCCGGATTCATAACGATGCCGATGCGGCTGGGTCCCTCCGGCAGCCGCAACCTCTACTCATTGCTGCTCGCCGGTGCCGAGATTATTCCGCTCCTGCTCCTGTTCACCGGACTCCTGCAATGGCCGGTTCTTCTCCCACTGCTCAGCCTCCCGCCGGCAATACGACTGGGACGGATGGTCCAAACAGCTCGTCGGCCTTCCATAGACCTGAAAACCGGCCCTCAGCAAACGGCTCAGGTTTATATGATATACGGCAGCCTGATGGCCGTCGGGCTGGCTCTTTGCCGCTAAAAGATCCTGAATCAGGAAAGCAGGTCCGGACGGCGATCCCCCGTACGTTTCTCGGCCTGACCCCGACGCCATTCTGCAATAGATCCATGATCACCAGACAGCAGTTCTTGCGGAACTTTCATTCCCCGAAAATCGGCGGGACGGGTGTATTGAGGGCCCTCCAGCAGCGGCTCTGAAAAGGACTCCGACTCCGTGGCCCCCTCTCCCCCCAGCACATCCGGGCGAAGCCGGACCACCGCATCAATAACAACCGCGGCAGAAAGCACGCCGTTGGTCAGCACATAATCTCCGATCGAAATCTCTTCGTCGACCAGTACCTCGCGCACACGTTCATCAACCCCCTCGTAATGTCCGCAAATAAAAATCAGATGCTCCTCTTTGGAAAGAGCCTGCGCGCGCGCCTGCTTAAACGGCGCCCCCTGGGGACACATTAGAATGACTCGGCAGTTTTCGGTGCGCAACGATTCAACCGCCTTAAAAATCGGCTCCGGCTTCATCACCATACCGGGACCGCCGCCGAAGGGACGATCGTCCGTTTTGCGATGCTTGTCTTCGGCAAAATCACGCAGATTGACGAGGTTAAATTCAACATGACCTGCCTCCGCCGCACGCTTCATCATGCTCTGGCCAAGAAACCCTTCGAGCATTTCCGGAAAAATAGTGATGACATCAATTCTCATAACAAAAAAAGCGGCCTTTCGGCCGCTTTTATACCACAGAGTGGCTGCTTATTCCACCACTTCGAGCATTGCCCGGCGGCCCTCACGTGCAGCGATCGCTCCGAGGAGAGTCCGCATTGCACCGACGGTTTTTCCGCTGCGCCCGATCACTTTACCAATATCTTTGGTGTGACAGCGCAGTTCATAAACAACGCTTTTATCACCTTTGATTTCGGTAATCTTGACGTGGCGAGGATGGTCCACAAGTGCGGTGACCATCTGCTTAACCAGTTTTTTCATAATCAGGACTCCTGTTTTTCAGGAGCTTCCTCTGCTGCGACCTCTTCGGCAGCAGCGTCGGCAGACTCCTCAGCAGGAGCTTCTTCAGCAACCGGCTCCGGTTTTTCAACAGTTTCCGGAACAGCTTCGATCAAAGCCTGAGTGTCAACCTGCTTTTCTTCCGGAGCAGAACCCGGTTCCACACCTTCGCCGGCGCGGGCTTTTTTGATCAGGCTTTTAGCGGTGGCAGACATCTGCGCGCCGGTTCCGAGCCAGTGGTCAACACGATCAACCTTAACGCTGAAATTTTTATCAGCCTGTTTGGGGTCATACCAGCCCAGCACTTCGAGGTAACGGCCGGTGGTTGCAAAACGCGAGTCAGCAACAACCAGACGATAGAAGGGGTTGTTGCGGGCGCCCATGCGACGTAAACGAATTTTTGTAGCCATAGTTTTTGTTTCTCCAGTCCAGATTTGCAGGCCTACACCTGCCGAAAGGGTGCACTATTTATAGGTTTTCCACCCCCGCATCAACCTTTTTGTTCTCTTTTTCGGATAACCGGATTTCCAAGGTCCGAAAAAAAGCAGTATTCTGCCCCCCCAATGTTACAAAGAACAATACTCCACGTGGATATGGACGCCTTCTTCGCGGCGATCGAACAGCACGACCGTCCGGAGCTCAAAGGGCTTCCGGTTGTCGTCGGCTCTCCGCGCGACCGGCGCGGCGTGGTTTCCACCTGTTCCTATGAGGCGCGCAAATACGGCATCCACTCTGCCATGCCTTCTCGCACCGCCGCACAGCGCTGCCCGCAGGCCGTTTTCCTGCCGGTGCGCATGGCACGCTACCAGGAAGTGTCCCGCCAGATCATGCAGGTTTTCGAAAACTTCACCCCGTACGTCCAACCCCTTTCGTGCGACGAAGCCTTCCTCGATGTCACCGGCGCCATCCGTCTCTTTGGCGACGGACCGACAATCGCAAAAAAAATCAAAGCTGCCATTCTGGAGCAAACCGGCCTCACCTGCTCCATCGGCGTCGCCCCGAACCCCTTTCTCGCAAAAATCGCCAGCGACATGAATAAACCCGACGGGCTCACCGTCGTCCCCTTCTCCGAAAAACTCATTCCAGCCTTTCTGGCCCCTCTGCCAATCAAACGCATGTGGGGCGCAGGCGGAAAAACACAGGCCATTCTAAAATCACACAACATCCACACCATCGGCGATCTGCAGAAAACGGATCCGCAGCAGCTCGCCAAATGGATCGGCGAAAACGCCGCGTCCTCTTTCCGCCGCCGCGCCTTCGGCATCGATGAACGCCCTATCGAAACCGACACCGAAGAAAAAAGCATCTCCAACGAAATCACCTTCCCGGAAGACACCGCCAACGCCGACCAGATTGAACAGTGTCTGCTCGATCTGGCTGATAAAGTCGGCCGCCGCCTGCGCAAGGCCGGTTATTACGCCGCCACAGCCCAGATCAAAGTTCGCTGGAAGGATTTTTCCACCATCACCCGCCAGCGGCGGCTCGACCCCGTCTGCTGCGACGACATCACCCTGCGTGAAACCGCCATGGAACTTCTGAAAAAAGAAGGGCTGCACTCCCCTGTGCGCCTGATCGGCTTCGGCGTAAGCGGCCTGCGCGAAACCGCGGACTCCCCGCAGCTCGACCTTTTCCAAAGCCCGGAAAAACAAACCTCTAAAAAACGAGAAGCGCTCAGCCGCGCCGTCGACGCCGTCCGCAGCAAATTTGGAACAAACAGCCTTCGCCGCGGCTCATCGATTGAAAGCAGAAAGCTTGATCCTTGAAACAAGGGTAAAGCGGTGTACCTTTAATGCCATGCAAAAACGAACACTTGGGAAAACAGGCGCAGAACTCTCCGTCATCGGCTTTGGCGGCATCGTCGTTACAAATGTCTCCCCCGCCGAAGCCGACCGATATGTTGGAGAGGCAATCGATCGCGGAATCAACTACTTTGACGTCGCTCCGCAATACGGCAATGCCGAAGAGCGGCTCGGCCCTGCGCTCAAACCGTATCGGGATGAGGTTTTTCTGGCCTGCAAAACCGAAAAACGAGATGCAGCCGGAGCCCGGAGTGCGCTGGAAAACTCACTCAAACTTCTCAAAACCGACTATTTTGATCTCTATCAGTTTCACGGGGTTCCATCCGTTGAAGATGCAGAGCAGATTCTCGCACCCGGCGGCGCACTCGAAACCGCACTGAAAGCACAGAAAGAAGGGCTGATCCGTCACATCGGCTTTTCCGCTCACTCTCAGGAAGCCGCCCTGCTTTTGCTCAATTCCTTTGATTTCACGAGCGTGCTGTTCCCGGTCAACTTCCGCTGCTGGATCGACGGCGGCTTCGGCCCGAAGCTCATCCAGAAAGCCCGGGAAAAAGAGGTCGGCATTCTCGCACTCAAAGCTCTGGCCAACCGACCGCTTGAGGAGGGAGAACAAAAGAAATGGACGAAGTGCTGGTATGTTCCGATCGACACACTGGACGAAGCCATCCCGGCATTGGGATTTACACTGTCCCTGCCGGTCACAGCGGCGGTTGCGCCGGGACATATTGAACTGCTCCGGCTGGCGTGCGATGCACTGGACGCGCTGGGGGAACCACCTTGGGACACAGCGCCGTCTACAGACGACAGCAAGCCGATCTTCTCAGCCGAATAAGTTTCATTTAAACGACGCAGCACGTTGCAGCACCTCCATCAATGAACAGTAACTTTCATCTTCCTCTGTGCTGCCCCGTCTGCGCCGAACCATTGCAACAGGACAAGCGAACCTTTCGCTGTTCCAGCAACCACTGCTTTGACACAGCTAAAGAAGGATACCTGAACCTGCTGCTCAGTCATCAGCGCCGATCCGCTGATCCCGGCGACGGCAAAATGATGATCCAGGCGCGCAGACGTTTTTTCGAATCTGGAGCCTACAATCCGCTCATCGGTCTGATTCATCAAAACACCTCCTTCGGAACGATTCTTGATGCAGGTTGCGGAGAAGGCGCCCTTTCCGGAAATCTCCCCGGAACGGTCATTGGAATGGACATTTCCAAAGAAGCCGTGCGCGCGGCCGCCAAACGCTATAAACCGGCGACGTGGATTGTTGCCAATACGATGCGACCGCTCCCCTTCGCGGACCAGTCGTTCGACACCATTCTAAGCGTACTGGCGCCCCGCAACATCGACGAATTTGCCCGCATTCTGAAATCCGATGGGCAACTGCTGATTGGCGTCCCCGGCCCGAACCATTTAATCGAACTGCGGTCTCAACTGAACATTGGAACCGCCGGTTTCGAAGAGAAGGCAGATGAAGCTGCAGGCAAATGCGCGCCCCAATTCAAGGAAACCGACCGAACGCCTTTGACCTATCAAATGCAGCTCAACCGGCAACAGATCAATGACCTGATTCAGATGACTCCCATCTTCTGGAATTCGGGCCCAGAGGCGAAAGAGCACATCGGTCAGCTGAATGAGCTGAACATCACCGTCAGCTTTGTGCTTTTAACCCTGCGACAATCCGATCCAGGCCAGACAGGTCTTTAACGATCCGAACCTGCTCGAACCCGGCGTTTTCCAAACATTGGAAAACCGCTTCGCCCTGATCATATCCGATTTCCAGGAAAATCCCTCCGCCCGGCTTCAGAACCCGCATGGCCTGCCCGGACAGCGGACGAATCAGGTCCAGCCCGTCTTCTCCTCCATCAAGCGCCAGCATCGGCTCATAATCCTTCACCGACGCATCCAGCGTTTTACAGACATTGGAAAGAATGTACGGAGGATTCGAAACCACCACGTCAAAACATCCGGCATCAAACCCGTCGAGCAGATTGTTTTCCAAACATTGGAAACGGTCTGCCGGGCCGAGACGTTCCGCGTTCTCTTTAGTCAGCGCCAGCGCATCCGGCGAAATATCAATTGCGGTCACCTCAGCATCCGGCAGTTCATGCGCCAGCGCAAGACCGATGCAACCGGTTCCGGCGCAGACATCGACTATTCGTACAGAGCCTGGACTTTGAACCGCAAACTTCAGGACTTCCTCAACCAGAAGCTCTGTCTCCGGACGGGGAATAAGTGCACGACGATCACATCGTATTTCCAACCCTCGGAAATCGACGTGACCGATAATGTACTGGATCGGCTCGCCCTGCTCCGCGCGGACGATCAGAGGATCCAGCTTCGCCGCCTGTTCCAGCGACATCTCCCCAAAATAAATCTCGAGCGGTTTGCAGCCGAGCACATGCGCAGCCAGTTCTTCAACGGCCCGCTTCGGGTTGCCGCTGCCCGCTGCCGCCAGCCTTAACTCCAGACTCTTGAAATCTATTTTCACAATACCTCAACCACCTGAACCGTTTCACCGATCAGCACCAGCGCCGCCGAAACCGCGTCGCCCGGATGCATTTTTCCAACCGCCTCTTTGTAGGCCGCCAGCTGCGGGCCGTAGGTTTCCAGCGCATGTTCCGGTGTATCGTTTGAAAATTTATAATCGAGAATTTTCCAGGCATTGGAAAACTGCGCCAGCAGATCGATCGATCCATCGAGAATTAAATCGTCACGCTTCAGCACAAAGGGATGCTCTGCAAACAGCGCTTCGCCCCCCGCCGTTTCTTTTTCCAACACCTCCCGAACCGCTTCCAGTTTATCAACCAGCTCTTTCGACTGCTCAAAACCATTCCCAAACAGCTCCACCAATTCAACAACATCACCAACCCACCGATTCTTTGCCAACTCTTCCAGCACAGCATGACCGATGGTTCCGAACGCCCGTCGGTCGCCGGATGGCGTCAGGCTTTGACCGGTAGGCTTGAGATGTTCAACCAGAGCCGTTACGGGTTTCCGATCAAACCCTTTCGGGATTTCCAAGGGCTGAAAAACGACTTCATCTTTCGAATTTCGAGCTTCAAGCTTCCTCGTCTCACACTCCGGAATTTCTGCATAGCTCAATCGTTTCAAAACCGACGAATCAGCACTTTCCAGAAACTTTTCCGACAGCTTCATCCAGCCCGCCACCCGGGACGTCCCTGCGCCGGACAAAACGACCAGATCGCGCGCGCGGGTCATCGCAACGTAAAAAACGTTAACCGACTCTTTCTCGCGAACGGCTTTATCATCGGCGCGCGCGGCATTCCATCCGGGACTCTTTACATCGCCACCGTCAATCCCGCCCAGTTTCAGCTCCAGCGTACTGTCTTTGGAAAACAGAGCGAAGCCTTTGTCGGTCTGCTCGCCGAAACTGATGTCCGGCACAAAACAGATCCGTTTAGTCAGCCCCTTGGCTCCGTGAACCGTCATGATCGTCACGGCGTTCTGCTGCGGATCGGGCAGAAGTGCTTCGGCAGCTCCGCTCTTCGGCGGTTCTTTAATCGCCCGCTCAAACCGCCGCACCACATCTCCGAGAAGAACCTGCCCGCCGCGCTCGATCGCGCGCAGCCAGTCGAGCGCCTTTTTAAAATTGGCCAGCATCTGCTCCCCGCCGGTCTGCCCGGCCAGATAAGCATCGAATGCTGTTTCCCGCACAACTTCCCGGACCAGTTGCGAAGCCAGCTTGCTGCCGGACTGTTCGCGATAGCGCAACAGCAGCTTTGCCCGTTCGGTTTCAAAAAACTGAGTTCTGAGAACTGCGCGATCGAAGGTTTTCCCATCCCAGCCGAGCTGAACGATTTCGTCATCAGGCAGATTCATAAACGGCGAACGCAGAAAGCCGACCAGTGCCAAATCATTCTGTGGCTGCGTAACGGCCTGCAGGAACAGGAGCAGGTCGCGCACTTCCTGCTGCTCAAACAACGCCCGGCCTTTCCCTCCACTGGTGGAAGGAACTCCTGCATCGCGCAGTGCCTTTTCCAGTGCGGCCTGATGCGTCGACCGCTTCAGCAGAATCAGAATATCGCTGTATCGGACCGGAGTTCCTTCCGAAAATTCGCGTCCATCATGACCAAACGCCGGTCGCCATTCTTCACCGCCATTAACCAGCAATTGGATGCGCCGCGCAACCGCAGCCATTTCATCGTCGCTGCCCTGTTCCTCATCGTCCGCAGCCAAAAATTCGACGCACGGCTTTTCGTCCTGCAAAGTGCCCAGCGGTTCCAGCGCATCGTAGGATGCGTAAAGTCCTTCAAACAGCTCATTGACCGCATCGATCACCCGGTCTTTGCTGCGATAGCTTTTTTTGAGCGGAACGGTTGCGTACTCCCCGCGCTGCGCCATCCAGCTTTCCAGATCCGGCATCACATCCGGGTCGGCGCTGCGCCATGCATAAATCGACTGCTTCCGGTCGCCGCAAATCACCAGATTCGAGTCTGCACGCCACAATGCTTCAATGACTTCACACTGCACGCGAGACGTATCCTGAACTTCATCGACAATAATCCATTCAAAGTCCGGAGCCTCAACCCGATTGCTTTTCAGAAGGTCGCGAACCATCAGCAGCTGATCGCCGAAGTCGACAGCGTCCCGCGCACGCTTGGCCGCCGCAAAACTGTTGGCACAGCGCCCCAGACAGCGGGCAAACGACTGAAAGTTTCCAAAATTATCTGCATACTGCGATTCCGTCTGATAGCGGTCTTTGAGTTCAAAAAGCTCATCGGACAAATGCTTTACCGCCTTGATCCGACCAAACTTTTTCAAACCGTCCAATCCGTGGGGGAAATTGGCCAGACATTGTTTCAGAGCATCCACCGCATCCAGCACCGTTTTCTGAGACAAACCTGACGCTGTCAATTCATCATAGATCTTTTGGAAATCGGCGATCCCAATGGTTTCCGCCGGAACCGGGAGCATCGCTTCGGCACTTGATAAATCCAGTCCGCGCGAGTCGGCTTTTTCGAGCAGCATGCGAATCGTGCCGATCACGCTGTATTCACTGCCGCCGAGCACGGAAACGCCATTGCAGAAAGCCCGAAAATCGGCGTCGGTTTCCAAGGCCTGGAAAATTTCAGCTGTAAGGACTTGATCGAGCAGCTCGTCGCGCTCTTCATCTTCCAGGGTTTGGAAAACCGGCGACAGGCCCAGTTCCAACGCATGCTCTCGAAGCAGTCCGGCACAAAAAGCGTGGATCGTTGAAATGTTTGCGGCCGGCAGATGCCGCAACACACTGCGGGCGAGATCCGACTGATCGACATCAGCCGACTCTTCCGCCGCAATCATTTTTGCCGCGACCCGTTCACGCAGCTCGGCGGCGGCGTTGTCGGTAAAAGTCATCAGCAGGATTTTTTCCGGCGGAACCGGCGAACGGTTTTCCGGAAGATGAGGATGATCTCCGCCCAGCACCAATGCGCCATAGAGCTCGGTAACCTGCCAGGTCTTTCCCGTTCCCGCCGATGCATTGAAAATCATATTCATTCCGCGCAGTATGCCGAGAAACGGGCAGAATTAAAACCAATGACACAAAAAAAGCGGAACGACTCACAAAACAACAAAACAACAAAACAACGAAGGGGTGTATCGCTTGATCATAATAAGTAACCCTCCGAATTATGTTTATTTGTCGCCAAGCACCCCGATATGGGGAGTAAACCGATAAAAAGAAACTAAATTTAATACAAATATATTGTAAATCTTGCTCTCAAGGAGGTTTTGAGTAGTGTATGCGGAGAAAAAGCGTATACGCATAATTAATATGTTGTGCACACAAAAGGATGAAATATGGAAAAGGATTTTTATACCTCAGAAGTTGATCCTGTGATTTTGAAACAACGCGGAGATTACATCTCCGAGAGATGGACTCAATTACACGAGGTCTCAACCAAAGCTGCGGATGAAACCAAAAAATTTCTATTCATAGTCAATGCTGGCGGCGCTGTAGCAGTCCTAAGTTTTATTGGAGTAAATGAAACATCCGATATAGCACTGGGAGCAAAATCGGCATTGATACTTTTTTGTTTAGGAGTCGTTTCCGTAGGTATATTGCATGCTCGGATAACTCACCGACTCTATGATTTGTTTACTGATTGGAGAGAGAATTGCTCCAAGTATTGGAATCAAGAAATTGGATACACCCAGCTGACAACAGAAGATGAGAAGAAAACAGATTCAGATAAATGTGAATTTGTTATTGGATATATTTCTGCAGCGTTTTTTCTCGCAGGCTTGATAGTCGGTGGAGTCACGTTGCTAAACTAAATAAGGAGCGTAATCATGGGCAATCCAACACCACCAAAAGGGCCTTCTCATGGAGATAAAAGTAGTGTCCCAAACAGGCCGCCACCGCCCCCACCACCGCCGCCGCCACAAAAAAAGTAGCACAACAATCGGTGACCTGCCCCCGTCGATTGGACCACTGAGCCTCTAAAATACGGCTTCTAATAGTTGCTGTGTTCTCTGGGTTCCCTCCCTCCTCCGGAGGAGGGAGGGAAGCGCGGACGCCTCCATCCACGCACCTATATATTCCGTCGGAGTCTTGTTATCAAGCGACTTATGCGGTCGCTGCTCATTGTAATCTTTTTTCCATGCTGCGAGTTTATCACGGGCATCGTCCACTCCGAAGAAAAGCTCCACATTCAAACATTCATCCCTCAACTTTCCGTTGAAGCTTTCGATGTATCCATTTTCGGTCGGCTTACCCGGTCGGATAAACTCCATGGCGACCTCATGATGATATGTCCAGGCATCCATCGACCTGGAGTAAAACTCGCTTCCGTTGTCCACACGAATGCTTTTGGGATAACCGCGTTGATTAGCCACTCCGTTCAGACAAGACGCGACCTTTTCACCGGTGATGGATCGGTCAGCATATAGCGCCAGGCATTCCCGACTAAAGTTATCGACTACCGTCAGTATCCTGAAGTGACGCCCGTCCTCGGTGCGATCCATCACAAAGTCCATACTCCATTGCTCGTTGGGCCCGGCAGCCTGCTCAAGAGGAACACGAGGCCGGTTCGCCAACTTTTTACGGGGTTTCGTGCGAACGGCAAGGTTTTCCTCCATGTAGACCCGATAGACTCTTTTGTGATTAATCTCCCATCCTTCCCGGCGCAACAGAACATGAATGCGCCGGTAACCGAACCGGACACGTTTAGCGGCCAGTTCCTTAATCCGCAGACGAAGCGCCTCATCGTCCCGAGGCTTCGCTTTGTAGAAAAAGGTGGTCCGGCTTAACTCAAAAAGCCCGCACGCCCGGCGGCCCGAGAGTCCGTATGCATCACATGCCCCCTCGGCCAGTTCGCGCTTCCGTGCAGGCTTCAGAGCTTTTTTGCAATGACCTCCTGCAAGATGTGCTTGTCCAGACTCAGGTCGGCTACGAGCTGCTTCAACTTGCGGTTTTCATCACGTAACATGCGTAACTCCCGCACCTCGCTTACTCCAAGCCCCTTGTACTTCTTGCGCCAGTTGTAAAACGTGGCCTCACTGACTCCCATCGACCGGCATAGTTCGGCTATCTTCTCGCCGTTCTCCGCCTGCTTCAGGGCATATACGATCTGTTCCTCTGTGTATCTCTTCCGCTTCATTCGTCCTCCTTATCATGAGGTTAAACGAAGCCGAATCCTAAAGTATCAACTGGTCCAGTTTTCGGGGTGAACGTCATCGGTTTCACTCTATCGCCGCCTCCGGCGGCTCAGAGTGAGCCGTGACGTTCATATGGCTGAAGCTTTGTCAACAAGGCAAAAAAAGTTCAGACCCACATTTCCCAATGTTTGGGAAAGGGTCTTCCGATCGTTCCCGGGGCCGGAAGAGCGCACGCAGGGTGAGCGGTTGTTTCCGCATGCAGGGTATGCTCATATCCGTGGACTGGGTACCACATTTTCTTTGATCACCGCGGCCTTGTTCTTTGTCTGGGTGGCGAGCACTCACCGTTGCCCCGTCAGGCATTCATGGCTTAGCTCATAACGTTCATCAAGTACCGGCCTCTGCAACTCTCGTTTCCGTACCCCCGGGTTCGATTCTGGAAAAAGTTTTATCCGACGATCTTCGCCAGATCCCAAATATATGAGGAGAGTTCACGGGCAACGGCAACCCGGATTTTGTTCGGGTGCATTCCCCGGAAGATCAGTTTATTCCAGCGTTTGTTTAATCGATTCTGGGCATGCCAGCTGATGATTTTCACCTCCCGAGAAAGCCCTTCCTGACGCACGGAGAGTCCTTTGGCTATTTTGGGCGGCTTTCGATAATGCTCGGCTGATTCAACCAGCATCCAACGCGCGTGAGAGTTGCCGCACTTGGTAATGGAGCCCTGTCGTCTTCGGCCACCGGAGGAGTCCTCCGATGGAACCAGCCCGAGATAGGCCATTAGCTGTTTGGGATGTTCGAATCGACCAAAGTGTCCGATTTCGCTGACGATCACCATCGCCGCTGTTCGTTTAAAACCCTTGAACCCCATTAGAGCTTCGACCAGTGGCTTGCGAGACCAGGTCTGTAAAAGGGCTTCCATCTGCCCGTCAATGCGTTCGACCTGTTTGACTGCAAAATCGATCCGTTGAAGATACTCTTCCAGAACCACTTTTTGCGCTGGATCGGCCAGTACAAGTTCCCGCAGGTAACGCATGTGCGGCTCGCCCCAATGAGCTTTCCCTTTGTAGCGGTATCCATTCCGAAGCAAAAAGGAGAGCAGCTGTTTCTTCGTCCGGGCCATGGAGTTGACCGCATCGGTTCGTCCCCGGCATACATCGCGGATCACCTCGTCTTCGACGGAAGGAATATGAATGCCTTCCAACTCGCCGGCACGATAGAGCCGTGCGAGCTTGCGGGCGTCGCGTCGGTCCGTCTTGACCCGATCGCCGGACTGCGTCGGAATCTTCGACGGCGCAACCACAATGCACTCAAACCCCAGTTTAATAAGACGTCTTGCCAGTACGAACCCTGTCGGTCCCGCCTCGTAGCACAGCGCCATATCCTCCTTCGCCAGCTCATACTTTTTCATGATCCGCCGCAGCACTGCCTCAAACGCTTTCAAATCAGCCGTCGTCTTCCCATACATCTCCGGCGCTTCCGTACCCGAAAAGGCTAACGCAAGAACATTTGATTCTTTGTGCGCATCGATTCCTATGTATAGGTAGTGTCCAGAATCTTTCGCACTTTCGTTTTGGAGTTCTCCATAAATTCTGTTGTTCGGGGCGGCCTCTGGGCTTCGGGCCAACGAGAATGGGTCATATAACTCGTCGGAGTTGGGTCGAAGCCCGAGGCCGCCTATGCGGCATTCTTCTTGAGTTGTTCCAGTTCGTAGAGTCGGGTCATGTTCAGGTAGCGGCGCGTCCCCCATTTGGTGCCTGCGATGTGGCGTAGACGAGCTGCGACCAGCATCAGCGCGGACTGTCCGTCAGGAAAGCTGCCGACTACGCGGGTACGTCGCCGGATCTCGCGCATAATCCGCTCCAACGGATTGTTGGTGCGGATGCGCCGCCAATGCTCCTCGGGATAGCTCATATAGCTCAGTGTTTCGTCTACGGTTCGTTGCACGTGATCGGCCGCTTTGTTCAGCTTCATGCCTTTTAGCTTTTCTACGACTGCCTGAGCCTTTTCCAAGGCCGCTTCGCGGTCTTCCTGGGCATGAATTGCTTTGAGCATGGCAGCGACTGCTTTGACTTTCTGGCGCGGTACATTCTGGAAGATGTTGCGGTACCAGTGAACCACGCAACGTTGCCAGTCGGCGGATGGATAAACCTCGGCGACCGATTCCACCAACCCAAGGCATTTATCGCTGACGATCAAGCGAACCCCTTTGAGCCCCCGCTCCTTCAGATCGCGCAAGAATGCTTGCCATCCGGCCTTGTCTTCCTTCTCGCCTTCGGCGGCACCAAGAATCTCTCGATAGCCTTCCGCATTGACTCCAATAGCGACCAGAACCGATACGTTCTTCACTTCGCCGCCCCAGCTGCGCTTCAGGCAGATCCCGTCGAGATAGACGTACGGATACTCGCCATCAATCGGGCGTGTCCGCCACTTCTCGATGCGTTCATAAACTTTTTGGTTCAGGTTACTGACCGTTCCCGGGCTGACTCGCGTGCCCCACAGTGCCTGCGTAATATCTTCAACACGGCGAACCGACACCCCGGCCAGATACATCTCCATCAACGCTTCTTCGACGGAGCTTTCACGACGACGATAGCGTTCAATGATCTGTGTCTCAAAGGGAATGCTGCGAAGCTTGGGTACTTTGAGCTTCACACTGCCGGCTTGTGTCTCCAGTCCACGCTCGTAATGGCCCGCACGAGAATCCACCCGATCCGGGCTTCGCTCATAGCGTTTTGCTCCGCACAGGGTATCCGCTTCGGCATCCAGCAGGCCGT of Tichowtungia aerotolerans contains these proteins:
- the trmD gene encoding tRNA (guanosine(37)-N1)-methyltransferase TrmD, whose translation is MRIDVITIFPEMLEGFLGQSMMKRAAEAGHVEFNLVNLRDFAEDKHRKTDDRPFGGGPGMVMKPEPIFKAVESLRTENCRVILMCPQGAPFKQARAQALSKEEHLIFICGHYEGVDERVREVLVDEEISIGDYVLTNGVLSAAVVIDAVVRLRPDVLGGEGATESESFSEPLLEGPQYTRPADFRGMKVPQELLSGDHGSIAEWRRGQAEKRTGDRRPDLLS
- a CDS encoding KH domain-containing protein, giving the protein MKKLVKQMVTALVDHPRHVKITEIKGDKSVVYELRCHTKDIGKVIGRSGKTVGAMRTLLGAIAAREGRRAMLEVVE
- the rpsP gene encoding 30S ribosomal protein S16, with translation MATKIRLRRMGARNNPFYRLVVADSRFATTGRYLEVLGWYDPKQADKNFSVKVDRVDHWLGTGAQMSATAKSLIKKARAGEGVEPGSAPEEKQVDTQALIEAVPETVEKPEPVAEEAPAEESADAAAEEVAAEEAPEKQES
- the dinB gene encoding DNA polymerase IV, which gives rise to MLQRTILHVDMDAFFAAIEQHDRPELKGLPVVVGSPRDRRGVVSTCSYEARKYGIHSAMPSRTAAQRCPQAVFLPVRMARYQEVSRQIMQVFENFTPYVQPLSCDEAFLDVTGAIRLFGDGPTIAKKIKAAILEQTGLTCSIGVAPNPFLAKIASDMNKPDGLTVVPFSEKLIPAFLAPLPIKRMWGAGGKTQAILKSHNIHTIGDLQKTDPQQLAKWIGENAASSFRRRAFGIDERPIETDTEEKSISNEITFPEDTANADQIEQCLLDLADKVGRRLRKAGYYAATAQIKVRWKDFSTITRQRRLDPVCCDDITLRETAMELLKKEGLHSPVRLIGFGVSGLRETADSPQLDLFQSPEKQTSKKREALSRAVDAVRSKFGTNSLRRGSSIESRKLDP
- a CDS encoding aldo/keto reductase codes for the protein MQKRTLGKTGAELSVIGFGGIVVTNVSPAEADRYVGEAIDRGINYFDVAPQYGNAEERLGPALKPYRDEVFLACKTEKRDAAGARSALENSLKLLKTDYFDLYQFHGVPSVEDAEQILAPGGALETALKAQKEGLIRHIGFSAHSQEAALLLLNSFDFTSVLFPVNFRCWIDGGFGPKLIQKAREKEVGILALKALANRPLEEGEQKKWTKCWYVPIDTLDEAIPALGFTLSLPVTAAVAPGHIELLRLACDALDALGEPPWDTAPSTDDSKPIFSAE
- a CDS encoding putative RNA methyltransferase, with product MNSNFHLPLCCPVCAEPLQQDKRTFRCSSNHCFDTAKEGYLNLLLSHQRRSADPGDGKMMIQARRRFFESGAYNPLIGLIHQNTSFGTILDAGCGEGALSGNLPGTVIGMDISKEAVRAAAKRYKPATWIVANTMRPLPFADQSFDTILSVLAPRNIDEFARILKSDGQLLIGVPGPNHLIELRSQLNIGTAGFEEKADEAAGKCAPQFKETDRTPLTYQMQLNRQQINDLIQMTPIFWNSGPEAKEHIGQLNELNITVSFVLLTLRQSDPGQTGL
- the prmC gene encoding peptide chain release factor N(5)-glutamine methyltransferase yields the protein MKIDFKSLELRLAAAGSGNPKRAVEELAAHVLGCKPLEIYFGEMSLEQAAKLDPLIVRAEQGEPIQYIIGHVDFRGLEIRCDRRALIPRPETELLVEEVLKFAVQSPGSVRIVDVCAGTGCIGLALAHELPDAEVTAIDISPDALALTKENAERLGPADRFQCLENNLLDGFDAGCFDVVVSNPPYILSNVCKTLDASVKDYEPMLALDGGEDGLDLIRPLSGQAMRVLKPGGGIFLEIGYDQGEAVFQCLENAGFEQVRIVKDLSGLDRIVAGLKAQS